AAAGCAGAGTTCCGTAAACTGGTAGAACAGGAATTGCCAGGCTATCAAAGAGTAGTTGGTCAGCGCCTTTACATCTTGTTCCAAAGAAAGGAGAAAAATGGCGACCTTGTGGGGACTACAAAGCTTTAATGCACAGACAGTGCCGGATCGTTACCCAGTGCGGCATATCCACGACTTCACACAGACTTTGCAAGGTAAGAGAGTTTTTACAATACTAGCCAGTAAAACCACGTtatatgtaacgtaaatgttagttgtaatttcccactcaacaatgtaactgttatataacacactcgttatataacagttatattgttgagtgggaaattacaactaacatttacgttacatgtaacgttgtgttTGGTGGGTAGATCTCGTCAGGGCATACCACCAGATCCCAGTAACGGAGGAAGACATACCGAAGACCGCTATAACAACGCCATTCGAAATGTACAAGTTTTTTACATGTCCTTTGGTTTACGGAATGCGGCGCAAACCTTTCAACGATTTATAGACGGCGTCTTGCACGGAATTTTGTTACGCGTATATAGACGACATCCTCGTCGCATTGTCGTCGGTCGAGGAACACCACAAACActtagggccagtttcacaacttagtttaaccggagtttaaacctttaaacttggtttacggtaaatatcgtgtcccacaactgtcttaaacctcggttaacgttgttaaactgcggttaaagttgaacggcgaaatttgggcgtttaaggtagataaccgaggtttaatactgcagcgccactgctttcagtaatctttcgagtattgtactttatggctgatatctccacggaattgtaaaaaggttatgttgcgAGATATGGCTCtagaatatatgttatcgtcatctgacgatgaagattttgtgcaaataataaatcgacgccagagaataattagaagactaccgtcatattttgaagaatttgatgacattgatttttatgctcgatttcgcttaaccaaggaatctgttactgcagtcttaagagaaatcaaagaagaaatttctcataaaacagaacagtaaaaatagttttgtaatattattaaattagtacttatagattacatactataattacgatgaccatatatgtgtttttccaaagaacagtttttttttatttcgagtggctgtcttttagatttatttatttttttcaaaactcaattttgtctctCATTttaatctgttgttctttattttatgagaaatttttttctaattagtgttccaatgtttaatgtacttaataaagtgtaaatttttacagtaacaattgaatttaattgtttagttcaaactgatttggaaacatgtaagaagaaaactttaaaacttttaaatttgttcattattttttgccttggtgtagaacctgtaatatctcattccctactcttcggtaacaaccaatcacactacttgttctagaagaaaaataagtctgttgaagtttcttcgcatagattataggtttacgtaacctagagttaaaatctggttgtgaaacgcgatagaagtttaaccgtggcgttaaacttgacggtagttcaactaagctcgggttaaacccaaagttgtgaaactgggccttAGAGAGATTTTATTTAAGCAATTGCAGGAATATGGAGTAATAATTAATCCTGCAAAGTGCGTGTTTGGCCAAGCAGAAGTGGAATTCCTTGGATATTTGGTGTCCGAAGAAGAGACACGACCGTTGCCAGCGCGTGTCAAGGCCATTCTTGATTATCCGTTGCCGAAGACAGCAAAAGAATTGCGGAGATACCTCGGAATAGTGAACTTCGACAGGAGATTTATACCAAAAGCTGCAGAGACCTTGGCACCTCTTAATGACCTTTTGCACGGGAACGTGCGAAGCAAAGCTCCGGTGGCGTAGACATTACAAGCACAGCAAGCGTTCAAGGCATCGAAAGAAAGCTTGGCTCAGGCCACGCGCATCCAAAAACCAACGCCGAACTCGCTCCGTTTACAGACGCATCCGAACACACAATCGGAGCAACCTTGCAGCAGCGTGGCAATGACGGTTGGGAGTCGTTAGGTTTTCTCGAAAAAACTTAGcccaacaaaaaaaaagtctGTGTTTTTGACAGAGAGCTATTGGCTATTTATTGTTTCATCGAGTACTTCCAACATATGCTTGAGGCGAGGACGTTTGCAGTTTATACCGACCACAAGCTGTTGACCTTCGCCTTTCGGCAGAAGCCAGAAAAGAGCACGCCACGTCAGTTTCGGCATCTCGACTTCATAGAGCAATTTACGATAGACATAACGGCATGTGTCCGGTAAAGACAATCTCGTGGCTGATGCGATGTCGAGGATAGAGGAAGTGCAGTCATCGATGGACTACGAGGCTTTAGCGGAGTCGCAGAAAAATGACAAGGAGCTTAGACAACTATTAGAACAGGGATCGAGCTTGAAGCTGGAGAAGGTGGAAATCCCGGGAGCCAGCGTGGCTATATACTGTGACACGTCAACGGGAACGTCGCGCTCATTCTTGACAAAACCTTTCCGTCGCGTAGCGTTTGATTTGATTCACAGGTTGGCTCATCCAAGAGTGAAGGCGACAAGCAGACTCGTGGCGGAGCGCTACGTCTGGCCGTCAATGAGGACAAAGTGTCGGAACTAGGTCCGGTCTtgtataccctatgatcagaaagtaccgggtttttaaataaaacaaaatagagttaaatttcaggcaaatttattttatctccttcaaaatatgatccatctgaaacAACACACATGtaccaacgcttgacccagtcctccatgcatccctggtaggccgacgaagggatggcctttagttccctcgtcgcattctctttgatctcctcgatcgactgaaatctctttccacgaagtggcaacttcaacttggggaacaaaaaaaagtcgcacggggccatatcaggtgaatacggtgcttgcttgatggtatttacttgatgtttggtcaaataattcagtacaattcgggctcggtgcgatggtgcgttatcatcatgcaaaatccaagaattgtcggcccacatttccggccgtttgcgacgtacagcatctctcaaacgcttcaaaacggataaataatattctttgttgactgtctggcccggtggaaggtactcatagtgcacaacgccttggcaatcgaagtaaacagtcaacatcaccttcacttttgagcggctttgacgcggttttttcggtttcggcttgtcttcgaagcgccactcggacgattgttgctttgtttccatgtcaaattcatagacccatgtctcgtcgcccgtaattatccgtttcatgaaggttggatctcactttgggcttcagaaatcatctcttcagcaactgtctttcggtggtgtttttgcaagaaattcagatccttcggaacgagcctgtagcggaattctgtaactccttagcgacaattcggtatcgttacagcgtcgttgcgcagatattatacatggtagaaaagctgcgcgacgacacgtaacaatatccctagctgtcgttaagagttacagaatacggcccctggctgccacgcgtctcatacccaaaacatcaaccacaatatgctgtgccgttccatatgcaatgccaagttcactagacatctctcttaagctggtatgacgattttcaagcaccatttctttcactttcttcacgttttcatcggtgttcgacgtcgatggacgtccggaacgaaggaaatcttccaccactgtacgaccacttttaaagtctttataccactcgtatgctcttgtttttgatagagcagattcgcaaaatgctttttgcaacattttcagtgcatcggcacacgaaatttcgttcgcaacacaaaatttcaaacaaactctttgttcaacaaaattattcatggtaaaatgcggcaaaatgaaaaaagttgactgatgtaaacaaacgccaggcagacactaatgatcggatggcactaaaacctgacagatgtgcgtcttaaggtcgtaccaacataagaaaaaaaaataaaccggttcccgcatgcgcggtacttttaaataaaaaattcccggtactttctgatcatagggtaccTTGCCAAAAATCTAAAGTCACTCGTCATGTAAGGGCGCTCTTGGGAAAATTTGCGGCATTGGGCAGGTTCGAGCATATCCACTTGGACATTATCGTGATGCCCGTGTCCAAAGGCAAGAGATATTGCCTCACCTGCGTGAACAGATTTACACACTGACCGGAGGCGTTTCCGCTCAGAGACCAGGAAGCAGAGACGGTAGCAAGAGCATTTTATCACGATTGGATTTGCAAGTTCGGAACAGCGCTCAGAGTTACGACAGATCAAGGCCGTCAATTTGAGTCTCGACTTTTCCAACGGCTAAGCGAGCTCACTGGCACATCGCATCTGAGAACGACTGCTTATCATCCGCAGGCAAATGGCATGGTGGAAAGATTCCATAGACAACTCAAGGCCGCCATCAAGTGCCAGGAAAACAACCGATGGACTGAGGTGCTGCCGACCGTCCTGTTGGAGATACGGACAGCATGACGAGAGGACCTACGAGCGACAGCTGCCAAGCTGGTGTACGGAGAGACGCTTCGACTTCCAGAACAATTCCTGGAGCGAAGGCTGACAAATAACGCGTACGACGCCATGGATTTCGTCGGCAGACTGGGGAAGCGCCTGGGCAAGCTACGCCCGATGGAAGGTACCAGACACGGCGAACGACGGCCGTTTGTATTCAAGGACTTGGCGACTGCTGAGTGCGTTTTTGTGAGACGAGACGGACCAAATGCTCCAAGCGCCATATGACGAGCCATACACCATTATCTGGCGAGGAGAGAAAACTTTCGTCGTGCGGGTGCACGACAAAGAGGTAATACTCTCCATCGATAGGTTAAAACCTGCGTACATTCTTGCAAGAGACAAACAGAGCGACGGCACGCCGAATTCTACCGTCATGAAGCCGAGACGAGACGAGTACACGAGGAGCATTCCGAACGCGGAAGACGACACGCCGGTCCCGCGTGAGCAATCAGCTAGAGTAACCAGATCCGGGAGGAGAGTACGATTTCCGGACATATTCCAGGCAGGCCTAAGTTGACAATAAAAAAGTCAACCGGATATTCTCTGTGTTATATGACGAAATGTCAGATATTCATAGATGGATTGTAAAAAGACCCGAGACGCGATTAGTATGAATAATCAGTAgtacatatataatagataattttttttagtttcattTAACAACATAATCGGTTTCTGTGTAGCTTTAATTCATTTCAATTTCACTTCTGACGTATTTTCTTTGGACGCGCATCGAGCtagtaaattaatgtaaatattatagcgtttttaattgggaaaactagtgcgcactgagtgtgcactcgccgctggcaattggacgtttcggttcgcgcgatgacggtgccaacggaaacgcccaattacctgcagcaagtgcacattcagtgcgcactagttttcccaatgaaaaacgctattagtaagagttgttatttgttatttattatttatttgtcgtATGTTATATAGCATTAATTAGTATTTAGAATTTTGTGACTCTTAGCTCGACCGCGATGAAGAAATGTAATTTCGTGACTCACGTGACTCACTGGCAAGGGGATCCTGTGGCGACCGTTCGCCACATGTCCAAccaaaaattcgaaaataatattattcaggAAAATAAATAACGTATTCGTCAGTTAAAATAAAGCTGCTTAGATAGCAAGCAACACGGCAGAAGGATATACAAAGTAGAAAAGATCCGCAAACAAGAGAAATAATAAACAGCTTCAAATTTGCGAACCAAACGGTCATTCGGAGCTTATATAAAGCGGGCGAGAGAAGAAACACTCTCTCTCGCCAAGTATTCTTTAGCCTTAACACATCAAATCTTGTAACTCGGGCATCTTGAAATTGAACTGAACATTAAATAGTAAACCGATTGAAAGCTCACTCGATttcttaattcattaatttactaCCGCACACTTAGCGTCGATTCATATCCAAACTACCATTAATATCTAAtttcacagagaaaaaaaatctttgatttagaaaacatttttttaacgttaaaataaatgttcttttaatgaaaaaaagaagactACACCCatttttttaacctttttaaaaacgtttctgacaacatttctaaaatgattttaaaaacattaaaaaaacttttttcttaattattttaacgtttcaaaaacattttttctaaaccttgaaaaacgtttctttaccgtttaatcaatattttcttcaaatccttaaaaaatgtttttataacatttaaaaacattttttataatgtaaaataaacatttttttaatgaaaaaaaagagattatacccattattttaatgtttttaaaaacgttttcaaaaacattaaaataatgagtatgatccttttttttattaaaaaaaaaaatgtttattttaaattataaaaaatgttttttaaatgttataaaaacattttttaaggatttaaagaacatatttattaaacggTAAAGAAACGTTTTCAAAGTTTAcagaaaacgttttttaaatgttaaaataattaggaaaaaaaattttttaatgattttaaaattattttaaaagttttttaaataattttaaaaacattttttaaatattttttttctgcttaTGTAGTCAAGCGGTAGTCAATTGGTGGGGATAAAAGCCATAACACACACTGTTCGCGCTCAGCGTTTCGGACCATCTTGATTAATTATCTCGCTCAGCGAGTCTCGCTGTCGATAGGCAGGTAACcgcattttattacatttttttcgtacaaaatatttttcgtataaaatataagcaaatttaatatctataaaataaaacaaatatacacTATTTAAGGAAGCAAATGTATTAaacatgttaattaaattaatatattagtaaagctaatatatcaaataaatatcatttattatatcaaatatgagttaaataaataaacatattatgatatgaaataaatgaataaatacacGTATGTACtaggtaaaaaattgtttatgcaagaacataatatacagggtgtcaggtaactaccgcccgtggtttcgtggattgatagatcaagtaaaactgagcagaaaagtcctttaccattttttaatatttgccatagttaacgaaaaaaaaattaataaagtctgcaaataagcgcgtatcaccgcgcgtaAGGACCGCCCGTcagtcgccgagacgtaggcagccgcggctgtaggcacggcgctgtgcggtgaggagggaaaagcagcagtagttGCGGCCTGCGAGCagcgcggcaaggagggagaagtagcaatgggtactcgcgagcggcgagcggtgctAGATCGTCGTTCTGAGCTGCTCGTTCTCtcgttttcttatgaaaatgaaattttttaatacaatatctaaatacgaaaatgtatcttttttcattacaaatgtgtgtatacatacatacatgcatgaaCAACGCATGACAGATACGCGCAATTTAAGAAGTAATGagtaagaaaaatatagaaaaatatatcttatgtataaatatacagaGTATCAGAAAACTAATActtatgctctcgtgggttaattgagcaagtcatactgagaagaaaagtcctttactattttttattatttgcaatagttattgaagtaaaaattagtaaaatttattgaataaatgcGTATTTTCCCTGCCCATCGCATGCAAAGACCGCCCGTCGATTACCAAGCTGTAAGCCTATTCTGGCCTATTCTCTAACTTCATAACGACAATTCGGTAttgttacagcgtcgttgcgcacatattatacatagtagaaaagctgcgcaacgacacgtaacgatatccctagctgtcgttaagtGTTACAGAATACGTCTACTGACAATCGCGGCGGGTGGTGCAATAAGGAGAGAGTAGCAGCATAGTCTACTGGCCAGCGCAATGGCACTCGGCTGCTACACACACACGAAGTCGCGCATGCACGTGGCTTTTGGTAGCACGGAAAAGATCGGGAAGTGGGCAGAAGGTGGTGGAGCGCGCTTCGATCGTGCATCTTCCTCACTTGACACTCGGTCGAAAGAGACAGTATGATACAATGTCATCGTATGGAGAAATACGGTGTCATCTGCTTTAAGCTATGCGAGCGGTATACGAGATACTACGGTTAGTCGcgcactgttttaatttttaatggcataaagaaatttactcggattcaaagatttgtttaaaaaataatgtaaaatagtgctatctttctacatacttacagtttatgattaacgtaacgaccaataagttCCAGTCGTTacattggcctagtttacaccgagtacttgatacatgAACTtactagtaattttttattaaattattgttatttcggcaataaatttaaagaatactatattaagctggtacaatatgaatcgagataattaaatatatgtatcatgtatacacgcattgtcgaaagcaccgacgagagactatttcTCTCGTCGGTGtcgaaagtaaaataatttaataaaaagttacgagttagtacgcgtatcaagtgctcggtgtaaactaggccattaatcataaactgcgagtatgtagaaaatggtgacttttcagtttagaaaatttccccatggacaaaatcaaattccatgggtgaaTGTACACATGATCATTtgtcgactttattaatttttatctcggtaactattgcaaatattgaaaaattttataggatttttttgctcagttttacttgctttatcaatccacgaaaccacgagCGAACTTCATCTGatactctgtatatatatatatatatattttacaaacttgttTTGTAACATGTGCAAATTGTCTTGTTCAGAAACAATGCCTTGCACAAATATAATGTCTTAAAGAgagacaaaaattgaaaaaaaaaaaaaaaaaaaaacgtttttgacGCGTAAAACTGCTTAatcgtatttattaaaatttaaaaagtcttATTTGGAACTTGGAACACAGTCCAATTAAACCACTCCCCCCCCCCTGGTGAAAGTGTTGGAAAGATTCAGATACAGATTTTGGACAAAAATGGATTCaggtggaaagaaaaaaaaaatagagagaaatataataagaaaattcttttcgaatTGTTACCGGATTGTTTATTCCGTTAAAAACTCAAAATTAAGAATTGAAAACTTTGTTCGGATGAGCCTCGAATTTGTTTGGATTGGATTCATggattttggattaaaaaaattatcaggaTAGGTTTATTCGAATTGGATTCCTgggattaaaaaagattaaaaagactGTTTCGGATTTATTCAGATAGAACTTGAAATTGATGCACAGATTAAAAAGGATTACTTTGATTCGGTTTAGAACGGGTACAGATGTCGGAACTGTTCGTAAAAGTTCGTATTAAAACCCTATCCGAAACTTATCAGGGccctaaataaaaaatattactttttattaatttttatttttattaattattacataatactaTACATCAGTATTATGCATAATACtgatgtacatatatgtacatgtttCGAATATACgtgtgtatttataatatttctaatacatCGGTATTATTCATAATACTGATGTATTATAGTATATTGCCGTGGGAGACCACCTCTTGTGCGGCTTCTTTGCGCGTACCACCGCGCTCGGCTGCGACCGCGTCCCGTTCCGCGTCGAATTCCTGGAACaagaaaagatattataaaaatactacaaataaaaattacaaaataatatatatagaatgttctaaaaattatgaataaaaatactataaatatatatatgtaattgcatttatatattaCGTACTGCGCTGTGGCCCTTGTTGTGCACATTGTGGATCTCCTTGTCCTGATTGTTCGCACTCTTGCAGTTCCTCCCGCGCCTCTCGCGATTTCTCTCGAGGCTGCCGCTCTTGTAATTTTTGGATCAGCAGTTCTTGCTGCTGCatttgctgctgctgctgctgcatttgctgctgctgctgctgcatttGCTTTTGCatttgctgctgctgctgctgctgctgttgcatTTGCTCATGCATTTGCTGCAGCAATTGTTGCAGCATCGCTATTTCAGCTgtatcttgtaaaaaaaaaaaacaataaaaactgtCATGAATATGTTATGAGTACATATCAGGAAGCAAAATGATACAAATTGATAGACGTTTCTCAGATCTCAAATCTGTCTTTGTCTTGCGTATGGTATAAACGtagtacataaaataaagatgGATTGATCTTGAAATATGAAAAACGACTATGAATTTGGAACAGTGTTACGCATTAAAAAATGAGAGACCCCATTAGACATGaggtataaattattttgcactCAACgtaaggttaggttaggttatcaTAAATTGAAAACTATCACTGGAAATCAAgctaaatgtattattttgtaacCATTTAATCGAAATACGTctcttaaataattacaaaatcgtGCATTAAACTGTTGTAAAtatgaaatacatatataaaaataaaatacttacgGGACATTTTACAAGACGCCTTTTTCTCAGTTTCTCTAAAATGCCTCTTCCACTTCCATCCATTAAACAAATGCGGAGTCGCAGATTGACATGTCATTTATCTCCGCAGCATAGATGGCATTAACGTAAATATGCTAATAAAGTTACTAGATTTATACAGGGCGCGTTTCATGCAttgagggtgccgtcacatggggcgtaacttgcatagcgtaatttgcgtattctagtaacttctaaaatacgttacgccattttaaaagccttctttcagggtgccgtcacatggggcgtaacttgcgtagcgtaacttgcgtagcgtaatttgcgtattctagtaacttctaaaatacgttacgtcattttaaaagccttctttcacatgaagcgtatttcgcggaatttcaagaaatgcgtatctaatgcaaccaattgctgattagagtttctcttgtactctctaacagaaatgctaaacaaatttacgattggtttttgtaatttacgcgtctcggaaagtacgtctcatgtggaactgatatgcctgttctacaatagcagtaaacacaagaccgtaaggttgtaacgtaagaaatgaaaatttttcattcgcttacgagctcttaaaaccatgccttacaaccttacggtcttgtgtttatgct
The window above is part of the Solenopsis invicta isolate M01_SB chromosome 8, UNIL_Sinv_3.0, whole genome shotgun sequence genome. Proteins encoded here:
- the LOC120358487 gene encoding uncharacterized protein LOC120358487 codes for the protein MSRIEEVQSSMDYEALAESQKNDKELRQLLEQGSSLKLEKVEIPGASVAIYCDTSTGTSRSFLTKPFRRVAFDLIHRVPCQKSKVTRHVRALLGKFAALGRFEHIHLDIIVMPVSKDQEAETVARAFYHDWICKFGTALRVTTDQGRQFESRLFQRLSELTGTSHLRTTAYHPQANGMVERFHRQLKAAIKCQENNRWTEVLPTVLLEIRTA
- the LOC105202318 gene encoding ras-interacting protein RIP3, giving the protein MTCQSATPHLFNGWKWKRHFRETEKKASCKMSHTAEIAMLQQLLQQMHEQMQQQQQQQQQMQKQMQQQQQQMQQQQQQMQQQELLIQKLQERQPREKSREAREELQECEQSGQGDPQCAQQGPQRRIRRGTGRGRSRARWYAQRSRTRGGLPRQYTIIHQYYE